Part of the Kitasatospora sp. NBC_00374 genome is shown below.
TCCTCGATCTCGTCCAGGGTGAAGTCCAACCGGGCCGCGAGACCGGCTGTCGCCGTTCGCAGTACCGAGAGGTAGGCCCCCGCAGCGGGCAGCCGGACCTCCACGAAGTCCTTCACTCCGGGCTCGCCGTCGATCTGGGACACCCTCACCTCCTGGGTGACGCGCGGTGCTTGCGGCCGAACGGCCGCGGCACTTCCTCTTGCATGGCTCAACTGCTTCGCCCCAACTGTCCAGAGGGGTGGTGCGGTACGTACCGGTCATACCCACTCGGGAGGGCCGGAACGCCGCGCATCCGCCCGAGACGTTACCGCGATCGGGGGACAGATGTCGTGATCTTCGGCCACCGTCACGGGAACGGACGAACCCGGCGCCCGCCACGGGCTCAGCGCGGGGTCGATCCGAGGGCGGTGAGCGGCCCGTCGGTGAGGCGGTAGACCGTCCAGCCGTCCATCGGGACGGCGCCCAGCGAGCGGTAGAACCCGATCGAGGGCTCGTTCCAGTCCAGCACCGACCACTCCATCCGGGAGTAGCCGCGGTCCACGCAGATCCGGGCGAGTTCGGTCAGCAGCGCTGTGCCGTGGCCGCCGCCACGGTTGCCGGGGCGGACGTAGAGGTCCTCCAGATACACCCCGTGGGTACCCCGCCAGGTGGAGAAATTGCGGAACCACAGGGCGAAGCCGACCGCCTCGCCGGTGGTGTCGTCCTCGGCGATCAGGCCGAACAGCGCCGGGTGCTCGCCGAACAGGGCGTCGCGCAGCTGCTCCTCCGTGGCCTTCGCCTCGTCCGGGGCCTTCTCGTACTCGGCCAGCTCGCGGATCAGGGCGTGGATGACGGGGACGTCGGTGGTGACGGCGGTGCGGATCATACGGCGAGCGTACTCGGACGGGCCGGACCGGCGGGAGTGTCTTTCCGGGGCCGCCCGCGAGGGCC
Proteins encoded:
- a CDS encoding N-acetyltransferase family protein; its protein translation is MIRTAVTTDVPVIHALIRELAEYEKAPDEAKATEEQLRDALFGEHPALFGLIAEDDTTGEAVGFALWFRNFSTWRGTHGVYLEDLYVRPGNRGGGHGTALLTELARICVDRGYSRMEWSVLDWNEPSIGFYRSLGAVPMDGWTVYRLTDGPLTALGSTPR